The Caulifigura coniformis genome includes a region encoding these proteins:
- a CDS encoding SCO family protein, translated as MNLRTLILMLLAVQATSASVRAQAPFVPKTGLVTENQNTDLLKAVKFDQHLGAQLSLDTEFRDESGKTVKLRDYFGKRPIVFALVYHECPMLCNVVLNNMVTSLRALEFMPGNEYDVLTISIAPNETPALASAKKRGYVTKFQKVETLPHWHFLTGDEPNIRKIADEVGFHYEWDAKSGEYAHASGIMILTPDGRISRYFYGVEYPTRDLRFGIMEASQEKIGSPIAQVLLLCFHYDPTTGKYSLAVMRILQAAGLVTVIGIGMSIVTMLRRERRQRLGGGLHGLS; from the coding sequence ATGAACCTCCGGACGCTGATCCTGATGCTCCTCGCCGTGCAGGCGACGTCAGCCAGCGTGCGCGCTCAGGCCCCGTTCGTTCCGAAGACGGGGCTGGTGACCGAAAACCAGAACACGGACCTCCTCAAGGCGGTCAAGTTCGACCAGCACCTCGGAGCGCAGCTCTCGCTCGACACCGAGTTCCGCGATGAGTCGGGGAAAACGGTCAAACTGAGGGACTATTTCGGCAAGCGGCCGATCGTGTTCGCGCTCGTCTATCACGAGTGTCCGATGCTCTGCAACGTGGTCCTCAATAACATGGTGACGAGCCTGCGAGCGCTCGAGTTCATGCCCGGGAACGAATACGACGTCCTCACGATCAGCATCGCTCCCAACGAAACTCCGGCCCTCGCTTCGGCCAAGAAACGCGGCTATGTCACCAAGTTCCAGAAAGTCGAGACTCTGCCGCACTGGCACTTTCTGACAGGCGACGAACCGAATATCAGGAAGATCGCCGACGAGGTGGGCTTTCACTACGAGTGGGATGCGAAATCGGGCGAGTACGCTCATGCGAGCGGAATCATGATCCTCACGCCGGACGGCCGGATCTCCCGCTACTTCTATGGAGTGGAATACCCGACGCGCGACCTCCGTTTCGGAATCATGGAAGCCTCGCAGGAAAAGATCGGCTCGCCGATCGCCCAGGTGCTTCTGTTGTGCTTTCACTACGACCCGACCACAGGCAAATACAGCCTGGCGGTGATGCGGATCCTGCAGGCCGCCGGTCTGGTCACAGTCATCGGAATAGGAATGTCCATCGTGACGATGTTGCGGCGGGAACGCCGTCAAAGGCTGGGAGGAGGGCTGCATGGGCTCAGCTGA
- the coxB gene encoding cytochrome c oxidase subunit II, which translates to MGSADFQFHPETASTYAARVDGVYWFLVAMTAFFSIAIAAAIVYLGVRYRKNAQVNRTPYSPPMWLELSWLIAPAPILLFIFFWSAQVFLEMQRPPADAMQINVVARQWMWKFQHPSGRREIDQLHVPVGRPVRLKMISEDVIHSFYVPAFRTKQDVLPGRFTTAWFEATKPGTYHLFCAEYCGTQHSKMVGSVVVMSPTEYEEWLAGRGSDVSPEVAGAALFEQHRCGSCHGPATAQMRGPTLEGIFGKMIPLVDGSSVPADDTYLRESIVRPGSKIVAGYQNLMPTFEGQLSEEELNDLLAYIKTLSGPVAAAAAKEDQP; encoded by the coding sequence ATGGGCTCAGCTGACTTCCAGTTTCATCCTGAAACGGCCTCGACCTACGCCGCCCGAGTCGACGGCGTGTACTGGTTCCTGGTGGCGATGACGGCGTTCTTCAGCATCGCCATCGCAGCGGCCATCGTGTACCTCGGCGTCCGTTACCGGAAGAACGCCCAGGTCAACCGCACGCCCTACTCGCCGCCCATGTGGCTCGAACTGTCGTGGCTGATCGCCCCCGCGCCGATTCTGCTGTTCATCTTCTTCTGGAGCGCCCAGGTGTTCCTCGAGATGCAGCGGCCCCCCGCGGACGCCATGCAGATCAACGTCGTCGCGCGGCAGTGGATGTGGAAATTCCAGCATCCTTCCGGCCGTCGTGAGATCGACCAGTTGCACGTGCCCGTCGGCAGGCCTGTCCGCCTCAAGATGATCAGCGAAGACGTGATCCACAGCTTCTACGTGCCGGCCTTCCGGACCAAGCAGGACGTCCTGCCCGGAAGGTTCACCACGGCCTGGTTCGAAGCCACCAAGCCCGGGACTTACCATCTGTTCTGCGCCGAATACTGCGGAACACAGCATTCCAAGATGGTCGGAAGCGTCGTCGTGATGTCGCCGACGGAATACGAAGAATGGCTTGCCGGCCGCGGAAGCGATGTCTCGCCCGAAGTCGCCGGAGCGGCGCTCTTCGAACAGCATCGGTGCGGTTCCTGCCACGGCCCGGCGACGGCCCAGATGCGTGGACCAACCCTCGAAGGAATCTTCGGAAAGATGATTCCGCTCGTCGACGGATCGTCCGTCCCGGCGGATGACACTTATCTCCGCGAGTCCATCGTTCGCCCCGGCTCGAAGATTGTCGCCGGCTACCAGAACCTGATGCCCACATTTGAAGGCCAGCTCAGCGAAGAGGAGCTGAACGACCTGCTGGCTTACATCAAGACGCTGAGCGGTCCCGTTGCGGCGGCTGCTGCGAAGGAGGACCAGCCATGA
- the ctaD gene encoding cytochrome c oxidase subunit I: MSAVLDPPIHGHDNGPEQHPEHTHVVNYLNVDYSLKSWLLTVDHKRIGIMYLISITLFFLIGGAAAVLFRVELMTPDGEMFQSETYNKLFTMHGVVMIFFFLIPSIPAVMGNFFVPLMIGARDMAFPKLNLASWYLFMIGGVTAVWTMMIGGVDTGWTFYTPYSSTYANTYVMATAVAVFITGFSSILTGLNIIVTVHKLRAPGLNWFRLPLFVWSHYAASLIMVLGTPVLAVTILLVGIERGLGIGIFDPKLGGDPVLFQHLFWFYSHPAVYIMILPAFGVISELIAAFSGNRVFGYRFVAFASLAIAMLGFLVWGHHMFVSGQSAYAGMVFSILSFMIAIPSAIKVFNWTATLYKGRLLFHTPLLYALGFMGLFTIGGLTGLFLSALAVDVHVHDTYFVVAHFHYIMVGGAVMAYLGGIHYWWPKMTGRMYPENWARFSAVLVFVGFNLTFFPQFVLGYLGMPRRYHIYPEEFQMLNVMSSAGASILGIAYMFPLTYLTWSLWYGKKASDNPWNATGLEWQASSPPSPHNFARTPVVTEDAYAYPDSAIRGDAH, from the coding sequence ATGAGTGCAGTTCTTGATCCTCCGATCCACGGGCACGACAACGGACCCGAACAGCATCCCGAGCACACCCATGTCGTCAACTATCTCAACGTTGACTACAGCCTGAAATCCTGGCTCCTGACTGTCGATCACAAGCGGATCGGCATCATGTACCTGATTTCGATCACGCTCTTCTTCCTCATCGGCGGCGCCGCGGCGGTGCTGTTCCGCGTCGAACTGATGACGCCGGACGGGGAGATGTTCCAGTCGGAAACCTACAACAAGCTCTTCACGATGCATGGCGTCGTGATGATCTTCTTCTTCCTGATTCCGTCGATACCGGCGGTGATGGGGAACTTCTTCGTGCCGCTGATGATCGGTGCGCGCGATATGGCGTTCCCCAAGCTCAACCTCGCCAGCTGGTATCTGTTCATGATCGGCGGTGTCACCGCGGTCTGGACGATGATGATCGGCGGCGTCGACACCGGCTGGACGTTCTACACCCCCTACAGCAGCACCTACGCGAACACCTATGTGATGGCGACGGCCGTCGCCGTCTTCATCACCGGGTTCTCGTCGATCCTCACCGGCCTCAACATTATCGTCACGGTCCACAAGCTCAGGGCCCCCGGCCTGAACTGGTTCCGGCTCCCGCTGTTCGTGTGGTCGCACTACGCAGCCAGCCTGATCATGGTTCTGGGAACGCCCGTTCTTGCCGTGACCATCCTGCTCGTCGGCATCGAACGCGGACTCGGCATCGGCATCTTCGATCCCAAACTCGGCGGCGACCCCGTCCTGTTCCAGCACCTGTTCTGGTTCTATTCGCATCCGGCCGTGTACATCATGATCCTGCCGGCCTTCGGTGTGATCAGCGAACTCATCGCCGCCTTCAGCGGGAACCGCGTCTTCGGATACCGCTTCGTCGCCTTCGCCAGCCTGGCCATCGCGATGCTCGGGTTCCTCGTCTGGGGACACCACATGTTCGTGAGCGGACAGTCGGCCTATGCCGGCATGGTGTTCTCGATCCTCAGCTTCATGATCGCAATCCCCTCGGCGATCAAGGTCTTTAACTGGACGGCGACGCTCTACAAGGGGCGGCTCCTGTTCCACACTCCGCTCCTGTACGCCCTCGGATTCATGGGGCTGTTCACCATCGGTGGCTTGACCGGCCTGTTCCTTTCGGCCCTGGCTGTGGATGTGCACGTGCACGACACGTACTTCGTCGTCGCGCACTTCCACTACATCATGGTCGGCGGGGCGGTCATGGCGTACCTCGGCGGCATCCACTACTGGTGGCCGAAAATGACCGGCCGCATGTACCCGGAGAACTGGGCCCGTTTCTCGGCCGTGCTGGTGTTCGTCGGCTTCAACCTGACGTTCTTCCCGCAATTCGTGCTCGGGTATCTCGGAATGCCACGGCGGTATCACATCTACCCCGAAGAGTTCCAGATGCTCAACGTGATGTCGTCCGCGGGAGCGTCGATCCTCGGCATCGCCTACATGTTCCCGCTGACCTACCTCACGTGGTCGCTGTGGTACGGAAAGAAGGCCTCCGACAATCCCTGGAATGCGACCGGCCTCGAATGGCAGGCTTCCAGCCCCCCCTCACCTCATAACTTTGCACGCACCCCCGTGGTGACGGAAGACGCGTATGCTTACCCAGACAGCGCCATTCGCGGCGATGCCCACTGA
- a CDS encoding cytochrome c oxidase subunit 3 family protein has translation MPTDHSQSTTAPVVDSALEAVPVASHFDSAKQQHDSVMLGMWLFLVTEIMFFGGAFAAYTIYRIYYGEAFHLASRTLDAMVGTVNTLVLLTSSLTMVLAVDASEKGKRGLTIGYIVATLVLGGIFLGVKAGEYQHKFHEHHAPMLGLPFHWEPGPATEGGAKLFFGLYFGMTGLHALHMVIGMAILGIFIVRCAIAKDVRARSQGLEVMGLYWHFVDIVWIFLFPLLYLIDRT, from the coding sequence ATGCCCACTGACCATTCGCAGTCTACGACTGCACCGGTGGTCGACAGTGCGCTCGAAGCAGTGCCGGTCGCCAGCCATTTCGATTCGGCGAAGCAGCAGCACGATTCCGTGATGCTGGGAATGTGGTTATTCCTGGTCACGGAAATCATGTTCTTCGGCGGCGCCTTCGCGGCGTACACCATCTACCGCATCTACTATGGCGAGGCGTTTCACCTCGCGAGCCGCACGCTCGACGCCATGGTCGGCACGGTCAACACTCTCGTCCTGCTCACCAGCAGCCTGACGATGGTCCTGGCTGTCGACGCCTCCGAAAAAGGGAAACGCGGTCTGACGATCGGCTACATCGTGGCCACTCTCGTCCTCGGCGGAATCTTCCTCGGGGTCAAGGCCGGCGAGTACCAGCACAAGTTCCACGAGCATCATGCCCCGATGCTCGGGCTCCCGTTCCACTGGGAGCCGGGGCCCGCCACCGAAGGCGGAGCGAAGCTGTTCTTCGGTCTGTATTTCGGAATGACGGGGCTGCACGCGCTGCACATGGTCATCGGCATGGCGATCCTCGGCATCTTCATCGTGCGTTGCGCCATCGCGAAAGACGTTCGAGCGCGAAGCCAGGGCCTGGAAGTGATGGGCCTGTACTGGCACTTCGTCGACATCGTCTGGATTTTCCTGTTTCCGTTGCTGTACCTCATCGATCGCACATGA
- a CDS encoding cytochrome C oxidase subunit IV family protein, with protein sequence MSATSRIGLYLKIYVALIVLLLATVGAAYVKLGHFAIVVALAIATVKAYLVLMHFMHLDHSALLVRLVVIGSFIWLGILIIGVLMDYVSMPVSRFGQELKF encoded by the coding sequence ATGAGCGCCACGTCCCGTATCGGCCTGTATCTGAAGATTTACGTCGCGCTGATCGTTCTCCTGCTGGCGACAGTGGGAGCGGCGTATGTGAAGCTCGGGCACTTTGCGATTGTTGTGGCCCTCGCAATCGCGACCGTCAAAGCCTACCTGGTGCTGATGCACTTCATGCACCTCGACCACAGCGCCCTGCTGGTCCGGCTGGTCGTCATCGGGTCATTTATCTGGCTCGGCATTCTGATCATCGGCGTGCTGATGGATTACGTCAGCATGCCGGTCAGCCGATTCGGACAGGAACTGAAGTTCTGA
- a CDS encoding ASCH domain-containing protein has protein sequence MEHPDKELIALGVRQPWAELILRGIKTIEVRSLPTNVRGPIYLYSSKKLAETPAAEAAAARHGIETIALPRGLLVGTIDIVGCESCRPSDAEAACLTPQIIAGKLGWRLEKPHRLATPLPVRFLPYGVWFYPFRRKGG, from the coding sequence GTGGAGCATCCAGACAAGGAACTGATCGCGCTCGGCGTTCGGCAGCCCTGGGCGGAACTCATCCTGAGAGGCATCAAGACGATCGAAGTCCGCTCGCTGCCGACGAATGTCCGCGGGCCGATTTACCTGTACTCGTCCAAGAAACTGGCGGAGACGCCGGCGGCCGAGGCGGCGGCAGCACGGCACGGCATCGAAACGATCGCCCTGCCCCGCGGCCTGCTGGTGGGAACGATCGACATCGTCGGGTGCGAGTCGTGCCGACCATCGGACGCAGAGGCTGCCTGCCTGACGCCGCAGATCATCGCCGGAAAGCTGGGCTGGCGACTTGAGAAGCCTCACCGGCTGGCCACACCGCTGCCGGTCCGCTTCCTGCCCTATGGCGTCTGGTTCTATCCATTCCGGCGAAAAGGGGGGTAA
- a CDS encoding BNR-4 repeat-containing protein: MMAARWALTCLLGLCGLAGTTIAGELPADSGYRGIWYFNQATRDEYRYKYSGGMATYPQQQLPIAIYAPEVEKTFFVYGGTIARRADDEQGLLHMVSYFNHRTGMVPRPRVLLNKNTDDAHDNPTLSIDDEGYLWIFSASHGTSRPSYIHRSVKPWSIEAFELIQKTNFSYTQPWHVPGQGFLFLHTRYDGGKAMGISATRGLFAMSSRDGRTWSEPGMIAGIEQGDYQISWRHKNRIATAFDHHPQKGGLNARTNIYYLETPDLGKSWTTIRGDGVPLPITETPNPALIYDASAAGKLVYLKDLNFDSEGRPVILFLTSNGFEPGPEKGPREWRTIRWTGSEWIDNVVTTSGNNYDHGSLYIEPDGTWRIIGPTELGPQPYNPGGEMVMWTSGDQGKTWTKVKQLTEHSPMNHTYARRPLLAHPDFYAIWADGHGRQPSESRLYFTNRTGDHVWRLPAIMSTEFAKPEIVSERAATNPGR, translated from the coding sequence ATGATGGCGGCACGCTGGGCTTTGACCTGTTTGCTGGGACTCTGCGGCCTTGCAGGCACCACGATCGCCGGGGAGCTTCCGGCTGACAGTGGCTACCGCGGCATCTGGTATTTCAACCAGGCGACACGGGATGAGTATCGCTACAAGTACAGCGGCGGAATGGCGACTTATCCCCAGCAGCAGCTTCCGATTGCGATCTATGCCCCCGAGGTCGAAAAGACCTTCTTCGTCTATGGGGGGACGATCGCCCGGCGGGCCGACGATGAGCAGGGCCTTCTGCACATGGTGTCGTACTTCAATCACCGCACCGGGATGGTGCCGCGTCCGCGCGTGCTCCTGAACAAAAACACGGACGACGCCCACGATAACCCGACCCTGTCCATCGACGACGAGGGATATCTGTGGATCTTTTCTGCGTCTCATGGAACGTCGAGGCCGTCGTACATTCACCGCAGCGTGAAGCCTTGGTCGATCGAGGCCTTCGAGCTGATTCAAAAGACGAACTTTTCCTACACCCAGCCTTGGCACGTGCCAGGCCAGGGATTCCTGTTCCTCCACACGCGGTATGACGGAGGAAAAGCAATGGGCATCTCTGCAACGAGGGGGCTGTTCGCCATGAGCAGCCGAGATGGCCGGACCTGGAGCGAACCCGGAATGATTGCGGGGATCGAGCAGGGCGATTACCAGATCAGCTGGCGGCACAAGAACCGCATCGCCACGGCGTTCGATCATCATCCTCAGAAGGGCGGCCTCAACGCCCGCACGAACATCTACTATCTCGAGACGCCTGACCTGGGAAAGTCGTGGACGACCATTCGCGGCGACGGAGTACCCTTGCCGATCACCGAGACTCCGAACCCGGCGCTGATCTATGACGCGAGCGCCGCAGGCAAGCTCGTCTACCTTAAGGACCTCAACTTCGATTCGGAGGGACGGCCGGTCATCCTGTTCCTCACGAGCAACGGGTTCGAACCGGGGCCGGAAAAAGGCCCGAGGGAATGGCGGACGATCCGCTGGACCGGGAGCGAATGGATCGACAACGTCGTCACGACCTCCGGCAACAACTACGACCACGGTTCGTTGTACATCGAGCCGGACGGAACGTGGCGGATCATCGGCCCGACTGAACTGGGCCCTCAGCCCTACAACCCGGGTGGCGAGATGGTGATGTGGACCAGCGGTGACCAGGGAAAGACCTGGACGAAAGTGAAACAGCTGACCGAGCACAGCCCGATGAATCACACGTATGCTCGGAGGCCGCTCCTCGCGCACCCCGATTTCTACGCGATCTGGGCCGATGGGCATGGGCGACAGCCGTCGGAGTCGCGGCTGTATTTCACAAACCGCACGGGCGACCATGTCTGGCGGCTGCCCGCGATCATGTCGACCGAATTTGCGAAACCTGAGATCGTCTCTGAGCGTGCCGCGACGAATCCAGGCCGCTAG
- a CDS encoding DNRLRE domain-containing protein — MSDEFAELRELCDAVFDGRADQSQVDRLEQLAQSSPECTRFYMEYSQQHAALAWGAFHPQHFPIPALCPAPATRWPTIRRQALAWFGIATLVSCAVFVAWSQQPPASPAEFATLQRLQSARWNESTLPIGEGKRLGAGRMELSDGMATIDFDKGVKVILEAPAVFELVDANEFRLHQGKLRAEVRRGGEGFVVRTPTATLVDRGTEFGVHVRVGGVSDLMVFKGKVDAKHRGTGKLVSATTGTGLRLTNQEMEVIHDENAPFRLQGSTAPQPPMQDTIQISTAIGRGMDAYIQPIVPPADRRSDTLLLLKRNNRGFGNETYYDWHRKVYLRFDLGLLDGQEIDTARLELHADRSGMGFAAHCPDARFSVYGLTDEAKDDWGDETLTWNDAPGNFPDGNHMDAARTVYLGTFTIPQGQCSGTFGIDSPELVDFLKTDTNGLTTLMIVRETIGTDISDIVHAFASRRHPTLPAPMLRLTTPSLGAPSRLSASDSAQ; from the coding sequence ATGTCTGACGAGTTTGCCGAACTTCGTGAGCTGTGCGACGCCGTGTTCGACGGCCGCGCGGATCAGTCGCAAGTCGACCGGCTGGAACAACTGGCCCAGTCGTCGCCGGAGTGCACTCGTTTCTACATGGAGTATTCGCAGCAGCACGCGGCCCTGGCGTGGGGGGCATTTCATCCGCAGCACTTCCCCATCCCAGCACTGTGCCCGGCTCCCGCGACACGCTGGCCCACCATCCGGCGCCAGGCGCTCGCATGGTTCGGAATTGCGACGCTGGTCTCATGCGCAGTCTTCGTCGCGTGGTCGCAGCAACCGCCCGCATCCCCGGCCGAGTTTGCCACGCTGCAACGCCTGCAGAGCGCCCGCTGGAACGAATCGACGCTGCCCATCGGTGAGGGAAAGCGGCTCGGAGCGGGGCGCATGGAGCTCTCGGACGGGATGGCGACGATTGATTTCGACAAGGGGGTGAAGGTCATTCTTGAAGCGCCTGCCGTCTTCGAACTCGTCGACGCCAACGAGTTCCGGCTGCACCAGGGGAAACTGCGGGCGGAAGTCCGTCGCGGCGGCGAGGGGTTCGTGGTCCGCACGCCAACGGCCACGCTCGTCGACCGTGGAACCGAGTTCGGCGTCCATGTTCGGGTGGGGGGTGTCTCTGACCTGATGGTTTTCAAGGGGAAGGTCGACGCGAAACATCGGGGCACAGGCAAGCTCGTCTCGGCCACCACGGGCACGGGACTGCGGCTGACGAATCAGGAGATGGAGGTGATTCACGACGAGAACGCCCCATTCCGACTGCAGGGGTCGACCGCGCCACAGCCGCCGATGCAGGACACGATCCAGATTTCGACGGCGATCGGTCGCGGCATGGACGCCTATATCCAGCCGATCGTGCCGCCGGCCGACCGGCGATCCGACACGCTGCTGCTCCTCAAGCGGAACAACCGCGGTTTCGGAAATGAGACTTATTACGACTGGCACCGGAAGGTGTACCTGAGGTTCGATCTTGGCCTCCTGGACGGCCAGGAGATCGACACGGCCAGGCTGGAACTGCACGCCGACCGAAGCGGAATGGGATTCGCCGCGCACTGCCCGGACGCCAGGTTCTCCGTATACGGCCTGACGGATGAAGCCAAAGACGACTGGGGCGACGAGACGCTGACATGGAACGACGCCCCGGGCAACTTCCCGGACGGCAATCATATGGACGCGGCCCGGACCGTTTATCTTGGGACGTTCACCATTCCGCAGGGACAATGCTCAGGAACCTTCGGGATCGACTCACCGGAGCTTGTCGACTTCCTGAAGACCGACACGAACGGACTGACGACGCTGATGATTGTCCGTGAAACGATTGGAACGGACATCTCAGACATCGTCCATGCCTTCGCCAGCCGTCGACACCCCACCCTGCCCGCACCGATGCTGCGTCTGACGACTCCATCGCTCGGCGCTCCGTCACGACTGTCGGCGAGTGATTCGGCTCAGTAA
- a CDS encoding sigma-70 family RNA polymerase sigma factor, with the protein MDEFVRLFSLHQRKLYQFIASLLPDSRDVEDVFQETSLVLWREFEKFVPGTNFSAWGAQVALNQTLAHRKRKTRSRVVFSEQFLTAVAREMNVYGDDLDRRTAALAGCVVKLPSHHQELIRARYASGEAVEQIAEQLNRSTEAVYRMLSRIRQSLHECVTRTLAAETPHV; encoded by the coding sequence ATGGACGAATTCGTCCGCCTCTTTTCCCTGCATCAGCGGAAGCTGTATCAGTTTATTGCGAGCCTGCTTCCGGACAGCAGAGACGTTGAGGATGTGTTTCAGGAGACCAGCCTGGTCCTCTGGAGGGAGTTCGAGAAGTTCGTTCCGGGAACGAACTTCTCCGCCTGGGGGGCACAAGTGGCGCTGAACCAGACGCTTGCCCATCGGAAACGAAAGACTCGTAGCCGGGTTGTTTTCAGTGAGCAGTTTCTGACAGCCGTCGCGAGAGAAATGAATGTCTACGGTGACGACCTGGATCGACGAACGGCGGCCCTGGCAGGCTGCGTGGTGAAGCTGCCGTCACATCACCAGGAATTGATTCGAGCTCGATACGCCTCGGGCGAGGCTGTCGAGCAGATTGCTGAACAATTGAATCGGAGCACGGAGGCCGTGTACCGAATGCTGAGCCGAATCCGACAGTCGCTGCATGAATGCGTCACGCGGACCCTGGCGGCAGAGACTCCCCATGTCTGA
- a CDS encoding DUF1559 domain-containing protein produces MVSLSLQGLRSRRAFTLIELLVVIAIIAILIALLLPAVQQAREAARRTQCKNNMKQLGLAFHNYHDAHQRFPMSYVAGGLAPTASQDVDFNWAYPTMLLPYIDQAPLYNQISPGVAPRVPRNSANMTNINDYTTAQAGTPESLLTTMIPVFHCPTAPGARVNKYQSNLGTMMYGANNQIMLSSSPPPATPIGDVADGTSNTILMGEKALMDRPFAANGGTWAAARGCTQARLGIVAAQCPMNTPFDGTHVTATNCYTEPGASTLVSRASAASAHVGGCHFVMCDGAVRFISENIQANPVTGGSGASGNFTYQNLYNLNDKNPLGEF; encoded by the coding sequence ATGGTCAGTCTGTCGCTGCAGGGATTGCGCTCTCGTCGGGCGTTTACCCTGATTGAGCTTCTCGTCGTGATTGCAATTATCGCGATCCTGATCGCGTTGCTTTTGCCCGCCGTTCAACAGGCCCGCGAGGCTGCACGACGGACTCAGTGCAAAAACAACATGAAGCAGTTGGGGCTCGCCTTCCACAACTACCACGACGCTCACCAGCGGTTCCCAATGTCCTATGTGGCCGGCGGGCTGGCCCCGACCGCGTCGCAGGATGTTGATTTCAACTGGGCCTATCCGACGATGTTGCTGCCGTACATCGACCAGGCTCCCCTGTACAACCAGATTTCGCCGGGCGTTGCGCCGCGAGTCCCGCGCAACTCGGCAAACATGACCAACATCAACGACTACACCACGGCTCAGGCGGGCACGCCCGAGTCATTGCTGACGACGATGATCCCGGTCTTCCACTGCCCGACCGCGCCCGGGGCGCGAGTAAACAAGTATCAGAGCAATCTGGGCACCATGATGTATGGCGCAAACAACCAGATCATGTTGTCATCCTCCCCTCCGCCCGCCACGCCAATCGGAGACGTCGCCGACGGAACATCGAACACGATTCTGATGGGTGAAAAGGCACTCATGGATCGCCCGTTCGCCGCAAACGGGGGGACGTGGGCCGCTGCTCGCGGATGCACCCAGGCACGGCTCGGGATCGTCGCGGCCCAGTGTCCAATGAATACGCCCTTTGACGGAACGCACGTCACCGCCACCAACTGCTACACCGAACCGGGAGCTTCAACGCTGGTCAGCCGGGCATCGGCAGCCAGTGCTCACGTTGGCGGTTGCCACTTCGTGATGTGCGACGGCGCCGTCCGGTTCATCAGCGAGAACATTCAGGCAAACCCGGTCACCGGGGGAAGTGGAGCCTCCGGCAACTTCACGTACCAGAACCTCTACAACCTCAACGATAAGAACCCGCTTGGCGAGTTCTGA
- a CDS encoding carboxypeptidase-like regulatory domain-containing protein has product MNCHWRMVTGSLLLLLITGCGGSERPALVEVTGTVTLDGRPLEGAQVVLKPIKVDDPKFQRPARATTDAQGKFTPNAYGDAKGLPPGTYGVGVSKREVVGKLPDNFNTENPALTPANFRLLVPKPYESPDTSNLEIEIAPGGITPDPIALETGGAKPQVESTGKKRSANEP; this is encoded by the coding sequence TTGAACTGTCATTGGAGAATGGTCACGGGATCGCTGCTGCTGTTGCTCATAACGGGGTGCGGCGGCAGCGAACGGCCCGCCCTGGTGGAAGTGACGGGGACAGTGACGCTGGACGGTAGGCCGCTTGAAGGCGCTCAGGTCGTACTGAAGCCGATCAAGGTTGATGATCCAAAGTTCCAGCGTCCGGCGAGAGCGACGACTGACGCGCAGGGGAAATTCACCCCGAACGCCTATGGCGATGCGAAGGGATTGCCCCCCGGCACATACGGAGTGGGCGTTTCCAAGCGGGAGGTCGTGGGAAAACTCCCGGACAACTTCAATACGGAGAACCCCGCGCTGACTCCAGCAAACTTCCGGCTGCTCGTTCCCAAGCCATACGAGTCTCCGGATACGTCGAACCTGGAGATCGAAATTGCTCCGGGGGGAATTACTCCCGATCCCATCGCCCTCGAAACCGGTGGTGCGAAGCCTCAGGTCGAGTCGACCGGCAAGAAACGCAGTGCCAACGAGCCTTGA